The sequence caagctgtgggaccaagtgacggagccgttaagtgttttgacggagtcgccacaataatatattatttcggtgaatatgctattgattatgctagttgcggtatttggaggttattagcttatactcggagtttgtatgctaattgttattactagcgattatacggtgtgtgtaagtgtatgcaaataggtatattatgtatgtatatgtataattattgcattcactaagctttagcttatcctctcgttgtttatctttttataggctccggcgtggacaatggtaagggcgttcgtttggattagtgatcccgctttgttttgataggggacgcttttggacatgtttagcttttgaagtttggccaataTGTGGGTATTTTAACCCCAAACAcaatgctctaggtgtcgtttggaattttaactcttatggtcgaaacttgtattttgaacgaaactTGTAAGACgggacattgtgggcccggtgttgtgaaAACTTGTTTTAATGATGGAAATCTCTTAATTTTACTTATTATGTcatgttgtaaaaagggtttcgtttaaaagtgtcgggaagcgggttttccgctcgtgtaagTTGGAACCCGGGagcagaatctggcagttcatttggacgccgtccagatcttctggacgtcgtcctggtcttctttgctggacgccgtccagataactggacgccgtccagatgtattggttcagaaaaaaaaattaagcgtgtttttggaataacgaagtcgggtcgttacaaaagttGAAAAAAAATCTGGTCAAAGTCTATCAAAATTCAGAAAAGCCAGAaagtcggtaaaatcggtcaaatttgtcgtattttagtttggATTTTCTATATTAAAAATTAACGGTGATAGCGATAATGAGTACAAACCTAAATCATATTAGTACAATAACTTAATCACAAGATGCATTTTACAACCAGAAGAATAACAATCACAATCATTAAGTACCAAAGCTTTTAAAATATATATCGATCTTTTTAAGACTTGAGCATAATACAATACACATGAAACTTTATTGATGTAGTGAATTATTTGGAATCAGTCTCCTTAATTTTATAGTTTTAGAGAGGTTGAAACAATAGTCGAACACCAAACTTTGGTTTAAGTGTCACTTGATGAATTGGTTCATGGACATACTTGGGAGAAAGAGTAAACGTATAGCGTTGTAAGATCATCGAGAGCGTAATTTTAGCTTCATTTAAAGCATAGTTAGAGCCTGGACACATTCGAGGTCCATATCCAAAAGGGAGGTACATTCCTTGATTGTTGTTAGTTGCTTTCGCAATCCCTTGTGAGAATCGCTCTGGTTTGAAGAGATGCGCATCTTCCCCCCAAAATCGGGTGTCTTGTTGAAGTGCCAATATTTGTATATTCAAATGCATGTTTGCAGGAAGAACCAAATTTCCTACTTCCATTTCCTTTTGAACTTCTCGGAGTGTGAAAAATGCAGGAGGGTATAGCCTCAATGTCTCATTGATTATCATGCTCACCTGTATTTTGATTACAAATATCACAAAACTAAAGTACTCCACAACATTAAACTATCCCATCCTTAGATATAATACTCTCTTCGTCTCAATATAATTGTTCCCTTAGAATTTTTGTTATATTTAAGATACAATGTTTATTTTACCTTAATATTAATTTTTACCCTTATATTAAAGGTAAATTTGACCGAACTTATTTCAAAAGTACAAGATTATAAATGATGATAGATAGGGAGTTTAATGATATATAGTAGTTATTTTTTGTAAATAGACAATTATTTAGCTATAGATATAAATCTATATACTTTTTTCGTCCTATAATAAGTTTCATGTTCTGACTTTGAAAATCCTTCTTTTTCAATTttcttttttgttattattatataatataatgaaaatgaaaattatCTGAATGAATTGGGTTTTGAATGCGTTTTCATCGGAATAACTTTcatcaagtattatataacacGAATGATTACATATGAAGTCAAAGTTGATAAAAGGGACTTTCAGAAGTTAAAACATGACACTTGTGATGGGATTAAGGGACTACTAAGGTGCGACACTTTTTTAAAAGTAAGGTGTAATAATAAAGGAACTAATGAATGTTAGTTATTATGTTAACATGAGCTTACTGTTTTAAGTCTTGATAAGCCTTCTAAAGAAGGTTTTTCTTTACCAAACACTTGTTGCACCTCTTTTCGAGCTTTATCTTGCCATTCGGTATGGACTCCTAGAAGAAAAGAAGCCCATGAGAGCAAGAGAGCGATTGTGTCCTGACCGGCAAAATAGAAAGATTTGCAGTCATCAACGATATCTTGTAAGGAGAGCTTGTAACTTTCATCGAAATCATGATGTGCGTTCAAAAGAAGTCCTAGGTAATCTGTCTTCGAACTTTCTTCTTCTCTGGAAGCGATCTGGTTTTCTCTTTTTTTGATCATCTGCATAATGATATCTCGAATGTCTGCTTGCAGTTTATCGGATTCTACATCAGTTTTATCTTTAAATACATCCCTGTATCATTTTGAGGAATTAATTATATTATGACTTATCTTCTTATTCTTATATACCTGTACAACAAAGATGGTAGGAGTACTAGTAAATAAAGTTACCTAAATTCACCAAATCTATAATTTTCATATGCAGTTTTGCCGGCTAATAATTGTAACTCCTCGAGCTTTCGAAAAACTTTATTCCCATCTTCATAACTACTGCCAAACGCAGTCCTAGAGATGACATCTGATGCCAACATCTTGAATTCTCCATAGACGTCCATCTCTTTAACTCCGTTATCTTTCCACCTTTTTAGCATCATATCAACGCTTTGAATCATTAACGGAGTCATGTTCTGCACCCAAATGAACCATTAACTTAAAAAAGATTATTTATTATTTATCCTCTTCATTATGCATACATAATTGGAAGCAGGGGTGGACCTAGTATTGGTTGAGTGGTAGCACTGGAAAACAGTGAAATACGCTATGTAGTAGATAATTTTTTaggtttttaactagtgacaccagtggATACTGTTAATTTTTTGAGTGACAGCATAAAAATAAGTCATCTAGTAGAAAAGTTTTTTAGTTTTTACCCAGTGACTACCattcctagatccgccactgaTTGAAAGCATATATTGGGGGGTCGGAAACGATCATGGAAAATAATACCCAGATAGGCCAATACTCCTTTACCCATGCAGCATAAACAGGTAAAACCTTATCCCTTAACCCGTTTATAACTGTAACTTTTGTATGTATTAAGTGAACTTACTTTCAACCTTTCACCATTGAAAGCATGAGTTGCTAGCTTTCGTTGTTTCGCCCATTTCTCACCTTCTGATGAAATAATGCCTTCCCCAATTATCTTCCTCACACTATATGCAAAAACTGGTTTCCTCGTTGAATTCGCTTTGTCACTCATAATTTCTTTCACCACTTCCGGTTCAGCCACAACCAATTCAGGTTGAGGACCACGCCAATACATAAACTTTTTGCCTGCACAAACCAACCATAATAGCTACTGTAAGTTTTGTAGAgcataaatgtatatatgtatgtaagcGTCGAATATATTAAACTCTAACCATATAACTGGAACCAGGTATGTAAATGAGGTTGAACTCGAGGGAGTATGTAATTAGATATTTCCATGGGCAAGCTCGTGGATTTGATTTTCATGGTGGTTATTTGTTTGGTGTTCCCATGGATGAAACTGTAACTAGGTCCACTTATACCTTGTGACCTCATTACATGCTTAAACTGCATTGGAACCCACCAGAATTTGTGAAAGAACTTGAACACAGTTAAACAAATTATAGAGCATAATACTTGTAGGCCTATCAAACCTCCCGTATAGATCTCCATTTTGGTAAATACTACAAGGTGTCAAGTGTGGAGATTTCAaagatagaaacttttcaaaaatggaaacctgctaaaaatagaaactttctaaaaatagaaagtgtgtgtccttatgctgttccaatcaaaccgatgcttgctgagtaatgttctatgtctacttgcaacatgtacaatagctatcatactaagacttgacctaagttagttatttatttcgaccggctttatttataggtcgacgttgtgatctttcttggtcactttactttacttgctgttcgcttgtttgtgagatttcttcagttgctatttaaggtgagttatagtcccattcttctattttaaagcttttgggatgagaatacatgcaatttattttatactttggacacatgtggaagttggtttaaattattcattgtgagttgaacaaaaatattccctagtctggtaactgtaatcactggtttctactagtgaacgcgaatcctacggatagatctatcgggtttgacaaccccatttcgagctagtcgcgctagcaatttgttatcggaatgtttagtacttcgtattttgttgtagatacacttgttcggtgtatattatttattgtgtttggcaagggtaaataaagggttaagtggttaccaggtggctcacggaaaatggaataatgttttattatatgttttctagcatataattttgaggttcaaaaaggagtttttatgttttcaaacataaatttttattgtttaaattaaatattgtttgcaatattaaacctataattcactcaacatttttgttgacagttactcgcatgttttattctcaggttcatgattgaatgctttcgctgtgcttagagagtctgcatatttatgatggcagcttttgttaaacattaacttgcattctatttttgttacattaaatagtggttgtttgttgactttgttttgagtcaacttttggttaaagtattattgtatggtttttctaaacttatacatttcagtagatctcctttataggaaatcatttttaaataaagaatgcaaggttgttttattaaattcatatagagtttcgatcaagctgtgggaccaagtgacggagccgttaagtgttttgacggagtcgccacaataatatattatttcggtgaatatgctattgattatgctagttgcggtatttggaggttattagcttatactcggagtttgtatgctaattgttattactagcgattatacggtgtgtgtaagtgtatgcaaataggtatattatgtatgtatatgtataattattgcattcactaagctttagcttaccctctcgttgtttatctttttataggctccggcgtggacaatggtaagggcgttcgtttggattagtgatcccgctttgttttgataggggacgcttttggacatgtttagcttttgaagtttggccaataTGTGGGTATTTTAACCCCAAACAcaatgctctaggtgtcgtttggaatttaaactcttatggtcgaacttgtatttttgtacgaaactcgtaaaacggccgatgcgggcccgatgttgtaaaacttgattttatggtggaaacttcttagttttaattatgttaacatgttgtgaaaagagtttcgtttaaaagtgtcgggaagcgggttttccgctcgagtAAGTTGGACATCCAAGTCAGAATCTGGTAGTTcatttggacgtcgtccagatcttttggacgccgtccaagccttctctgctggacgccgtccagataactggacgctgtccagatgagTTGAGTCAGAAAAGTTtttttttaggcgtgtttttgAGATAACGAACTCGGGTCGTTACACCGGGGAAGAGGTCGGGTGTCCGGGTGAGTCGAGATGGCGTTGAACATGTCTGGGACAGCCGCGTTATATGTTACGTGTGGTGCACGAGCGGAGTGGATAAACCGATCAAGGTGGTGATTTGTATTAAACATCATCTAAATTTCAAAGATAAACCAATTAACATGttatcactcaattagacaatacattATAACATGTTATCGTATTAAAAATGATATGGTTTAGTTTAATACATAAGTAGTTTTGGTTAGTCACTTAGTTTATTAAATTATCAGTTTATTAGGAATTTTATCACATGAAATTGTGATGTTGTACGTGGGTTTTTAGTGGACCGAGTCTCAAGTTGTATTTGTTGTATCTTTGGTAGTTTATAGGAATAGAGGATAGTCGGTTAGTTTTTGATaggatatatataatttgtatatcgTTAATAATAAAAGTTACAGAGAGTTTTATCTCCTTTCTTTCTGTCACTCACATTTGTTCCTCAATTATTTCTTTAACTAAATTGATAAGTGTGAGTTATTGGAGCCTGTGATCCAACAGTAATAACATCATGGGCACAAACAATCAGACGTGATGGATGATGACGTAAATGAGGAATGCAAATGGGGATTTTAATTTTGCAAATAGCTAACAAGCTACAAACTTGGATAAAATCACGGGCTCAACTTAATTATAAATTTGTTTGTGTTTATAATTTTAGTTGTGATTTGTAGAGTTCTGAATTGG comes from Rutidosis leptorrhynchoides isolate AG116_Rl617_1_P2 chromosome 4, CSIRO_AGI_Rlap_v1, whole genome shotgun sequence and encodes:
- the LOC139843870 gene encoding cytochrome P450 CYP749A22-like, encoding MEIYTGGLIGLQVLCSIICLTVFKFFHKFWWVPMQFKHVMRSQGISGPSYSFIHGNTKQITTMKIKSTSLPMEISNYILPRVQPHLHTWFQLYGKKFMYWRGPQPELVVAEPEVVKEIMSDKANSTRKPVFAYSVRKIIGEGIISSEGEKWAKQRKLATHAFNGERLKNMTPLMIQSVDMMLKRWKDNGVKEMDVYGEFKMLASDVISRTAFGSSYEDGNKVFRKLEELQLLAGKTAYENYRFGEFRDVFKDKTDVESDKLQADIRDIIMQMIKKRENQIASREEESSKTDYLGLLLNAHHDFDESYKLSLQDIVDDCKSFYFAGQDTIALLLSWASFLLGVHTEWQDKARKEVQQVFGKEKPSLEGLSRLKTVSMIINETLRLYPPAFFTLREVQKEMEVGNLVLPANMHLNIQILALQQDTRFWGEDAHLFKPERFSQGIAKATNNNQGMYLPFGYGPRMCPGSNYALNEAKITLSMILQRYTFTLSPKYVHEPIHQVTLKPKFGVRLLFQPL